One Candidatus Marsarchaeota archaeon genomic window carries:
- the trxB gene encoding thioredoxin-disulfide reductase: MVDNLIIIGSGPAGLTAALYTAREDFKPLVITGVEAGGQLLLTTTVENFPGFPNGIYGSELIDLMRKQAEKFGARFLGENVEGIDLSSKPYKVTTQSGSFEANSIIIATGASAKWLNIPSEKQFIGKGISSCATCDAPFFKGKNVVVVGGGDTAMEDSLFLTKFVNSVTIVHRRDAFRASKIMQERVLSNPKIKVIWNAEVLEVKGNGKVNAVVIKDVKTGATKEMQADGLFVAIGYKPNTDFLKGKLKLDEAGYIVTKDEVKTDVEGVYVAGDVADHVYRQAVTAAASGTKAALEVRAYLQNLAYGASK; this comes from the coding sequence ATGGTCGATAACCTAATAATTATAGGATCGGGCCCGGCAGGGCTTACCGCTGCGCTGTACACTGCAAGGGAGGACTTCAAGCCGCTGGTAATAACAGGCGTCGAGGCCGGCGGGCAGCTGCTCCTTACCACTACAGTTGAAAATTTCCCAGGATTCCCGAACGGCATTTATGGCTCTGAGCTCATAGACCTCATGCGCAAGCAGGCCGAGAAGTTCGGTGCGCGATTCTTGGGAGAAAACGTGGAGGGCATAGACCTGTCTTCAAAACCGTACAAGGTAACGACGCAGTCTGGCAGCTTCGAAGCGAACAGCATAATCATAGCGACAGGCGCTTCTGCAAAATGGCTTAACATACCTTCAGAAAAGCAGTTTATAGGCAAGGGCATAAGCAGCTGCGCAACTTGTGATGCGCCATTTTTCAAGGGAAAGAACGTTGTAGTTGTAGGGGGAGGCGACACTGCAATGGAAGATTCGCTATTCCTTACGAAATTTGTTAACAGCGTAACTATAGTCCACAGGCGCGACGCATTCAGGGCAAGCAAGATAATGCAAGAACGCGTGCTTTCAAACCCCAAGATAAAGGTCATCTGGAATGCCGAAGTCTTGGAGGTCAAGGGGAATGGCAAGGTAAACGCCGTTGTAATAAAGGACGTAAAGACCGGCGCAACAAAGGAGATGCAGGCAGACGGCCTATTCGTTGCAATAGGCTATAAGCCGAATACCGATTTCCTAAAGGGCAAGCTTAAGCTAGATGAGGCAGGCTACATAGTAACAAAGGATGAAGTCAAGACCGATGTAGAGGGCGTATATGTAGCAGGAGACGTCGCAGACCATGTTTACAGGCAGGCAGTCACAGCTGCGGCAAGCGGCACTAAGGCCGCGCTTGAAGTAAGGGCTTACCTCCAGAACCTTGCGTACGGAGCTTCAAAATAA
- the dinB gene encoding DNA polymerase IV — protein MVFVLYIDMDYFFAACEEQRHPELKGKPLAVGTAPASERTYGVVQTANYEARKFGIKSGMATAEAFSLCKDLAYLQSDEPYYESISVKVMDIVRSFGRPAEIISIDEAAVDISGLDDDAALEMAKKIKKRIKDDFGLTCTIGICEGKAFAKMASDKAKPDGLLLVKRQELSSFLAGEKLENLPGIGKKTYEKLLGLGIDSIKKLAEADPMMLIDHFGVAGKELYMLARGIDNSKIVEYYETLSIGREVTLKKPVESVDEIKGVLRKLADEVIGEVHKKGYLFKNVGAKVRYTDFTISARSEMLHNYTDSEEQMLGIAESLIRLLIKNRPARKVGIRVSRLIEVKGQKKLF, from the coding sequence ATGGTTTTTGTATTGTACATAGACATGGATTATTTCTTTGCTGCGTGCGAGGAACAGCGGCACCCGGAATTGAAGGGAAAGCCGTTGGCCGTCGGGACAGCGCCTGCTAGCGAAAGGACATACGGAGTGGTGCAGACTGCAAATTACGAGGCAAGGAAATTCGGGATAAAAAGCGGCATGGCCACCGCAGAAGCATTTTCGCTTTGCAAGGATCTTGCTTACCTCCAGTCTGACGAGCCCTATTACGAATCGATTTCCGTAAAGGTCATGGACATCGTAAGGAGCTTCGGCAGGCCTGCTGAAATCATAAGCATAGACGAGGCGGCTGTGGACATATCAGGGCTTGATGACGATGCCGCTTTGGAAATGGCGAAAAAGATCAAGAAGCGCATAAAAGACGATTTCGGGCTGACATGCACGATAGGGATATGCGAGGGGAAGGCCTTTGCAAAAATGGCTTCGGACAAGGCAAAGCCCGACGGCCTGCTGCTGGTAAAGAGGCAGGAGCTTAGCAGCTTCCTGGCTGGCGAAAAGCTGGAGAACCTGCCAGGTATAGGCAAGAAAACCTACGAAAAGCTGCTGGGCCTTGGGATAGACAGCATAAAGAAGCTTGCAGAAGCAGATCCGATGATGCTTATAGACCATTTCGGGGTCGCTGGCAAGGAGCTGTATATGCTAGCCAGGGGCATAGACAACTCGAAGATTGTGGAGTACTACGAAACCCTCAGCATAGGCCGCGAGGTAACGCTCAAGAAACCTGTAGAAAGTGTCGACGAAATAAAGGGCGTGCTGCGCAAGCTTGCCGACGAGGTAATCGGCGAAGTGCACAAGAAGGGCTACCTGTTCAAGAATGTCGGCGCGAAGGTAAGGTATACCGATTTCACAATAAGCGCAAGGAGCGAAATGCTGCACAATTATACAGATTCCGAAGAGCAAATGCTTGGCATAGCAGAAAGCCTTATCAGGCTGCTGATAAAAAACAGGCCCGCTAGGAAGGTTGGCATCAGGGTTTCAAGGCTCATAGAAGTCAAGGGCCAAAAAAAGTTATTTTGA
- the amrB gene encoding AmmeMemoRadiSam system protein B: MREVMFAGSFYPRGRNELQEFVKGEGIKGKDIGTSKVLSMVVPHAGYVYSGTTALLAYKAASAQADGFDSVVIIGPNHTGMGLQIGVSIDDWRTPLGEIKNDSKFAHKIIESGNGVEHDELSHREEHSIEVQLPFVQYYFKGLPIVPICMGNQSLPASKELAKAISASAKELGRKPLVIASSDFDHYEPAEIAKSKDFKLIKELEALNPEHFNLLVNEIMDSTCGYGPTTVAAIYAKSAGSSKGILLKYSNSGDVTKDYSSVVAYASIVFV; encoded by the coding sequence ATGCGAGAAGTAATGTTCGCTGGCAGTTTCTACCCAAGGGGCAGAAACGAGCTGCAAGAGTTTGTAAAGGGAGAAGGCATCAAAGGCAAGGACATTGGCACTTCAAAGGTGCTGTCAATGGTCGTCCCGCACGCAGGCTATGTTTACTCCGGCACTACTGCGCTCCTTGCATACAAGGCAGCTTCGGCCCAAGCAGACGGCTTTGATTCCGTAGTGATAATAGGCCCAAACCATACTGGCATGGGCCTGCAGATCGGCGTTTCAATCGATGACTGGCGAACCCCTCTCGGTGAGATAAAAAACGACTCGAAATTTGCGCACAAGATAATAGAAAGCGGCAACGGCGTGGAGCACGATGAGCTTTCGCATAGGGAGGAGCATTCAATAGAGGTGCAGCTTCCGTTCGTGCAGTATTATTTTAAAGGCCTTCCAATTGTCCCTATCTGCATGGGCAATCAGAGCCTGCCTGCATCTAAGGAGCTTGCAAAAGCCATATCTGCTTCTGCAAAGGAGCTTGGCAGAAAGCCTTTGGTGATAGCGAGTTCGGACTTTGACCACTACGAGCCAGCGGAAATAGCCAAATCCAAGGATTTCAAGCTCATAAAGGAGCTTGAGGCGCTCAATCCAGAGCACTTCAACCTTCTTGTAAACGAGATTATGGACAGCACATGCGGATACGGCCCCACAACTGTGGCTGCAATATACGCTAAAAGCGCAGGCAGCAGCAAAGGCATACTGCTGAAGTATTCCAATTCAGGGGACGTGACAAAAGACTACTCAAGCGTTGTGGCTTATGCATCCATAGTCTTCGTCTGA